One segment of Primulina tabacum isolate GXHZ01 chromosome 6, ASM2559414v2, whole genome shotgun sequence DNA contains the following:
- the LOC142550092 gene encoding uncharacterized protein LOC142550092 has product MAPFEDLYDRKCRSPICWEDVGERQMSMPEFVQEMKENVEMIRKQMKAAQDRQASYDNKRRRPLEFQVGDQVFLKVSPFRDLPQSLSAIYDVFHVSMLRKYEPDPSHVLRTDEVEFDSSLSYVASSANS; this is encoded by the exons atggcaccatttgaagatCTATACgacagaaagtgtagatctccgATATGTTGGGAAGATGTAGGAGAACGACAAATGTCAATGCCAGAATTTGTtcaagaaatgaaagaaaatgttGAAATGATcaggaaacaaatgaaagcagCGCAAGATCGTCAAGCCAGTTATGATAATAAAAGGCGTAGGCCTTTAGAATTTCAGGTTGGCGACCAGgttttcttgaaagtatcaccGTTTCGTG ACTTGCCGCAGAGTTTGTCTGCGATatatgatgtgtttcatgtatctatgttacgAAAGTACGAgccagatccttctcatgtctTGAGGACTGATGAGGTGGAGTTCGATAGTTCCCTTAGCTATGTTGCATCCAGTGcaaattcttga